In the genome of Carnobacterium viridans, one region contains:
- a CDS encoding phosphoenolpyruvate synthase, translated as MKQLTNFHRRSVGSKAANLHLMKEQGLVVPPFSVFSFDLFDQTDVLTFLQEQQEAYHTGNDTLNALSQRLQQELKAKFLQEDFTAIHDFSRHASGKHTYSVRSSANVEDDASASFAGQFSTRLFVEVDDLVEAVEETLLSLYQPSALSYYFENGISLEAVKLYVILQDMISGDLSGVYFTANPQGLLNEQLIVVGVGVGSGIVEDKVDTTMVTIHSDDQLSYFETSGTSPILTEKQQVELEDMAEKVTDIFGPRMDIEFTFLNDQLYVLQARPITKLPAEPVTILDNSNIVESYPGTTTPLTFSFIQEAYGSIFRGLAKRMLKNDTQTLQSFEPTFQNMIAQVNSRVYYQINNWYKLLHLLPFSKQIIPIWQDMLGVQATDISAITVKISRSTRLKIMGRIIKSFIQAPRSMKQLDSDFEAISEHFNQTYTREASFEELHQLFEQIKRQVLEQWDVTLINDLYAFVYTGLLKKVCPPEEVQEAIAGIEQIESMKPVFELNKIIYAIQEEQHSDYRKIIESISSELAADFIETDLHPITQDIRQFIQQFGDRAPEELKLETATFRSHPFSLIQLIQQQLELPQTAIRTDSKATITNKSRSPLVNGLKKRAMTGIKYRESSRLNRTRIYGMMRLIFITMGEQLVKENRLEQSEDVFYLTMAELFDLASHRDLSNMQTEIQKRKHKRSVDQKLPAFSRLIYAGSIFEKYPQTINQQQIVSTSQQDFQGIGCSKGVVRGQVLVVEDIQAVNVQQSYNRIIVTKMTDPGWVYLLTQAKGIIAEKGSLLSHTAIISRELGIPSVVNVQQATQQLTTGEWIEINGQTGLIKRLEDENDYS; from the coding sequence ATGAAACAACTCACTAACTTTCACCGTCGATCAGTAGGTTCAAAAGCAGCTAATTTGCATCTCATGAAAGAGCAGGGTCTCGTTGTTCCTCCTTTTTCCGTTTTTTCATTTGATCTTTTTGATCAAACAGATGTACTTACTTTCTTGCAGGAACAGCAAGAAGCATACCATACAGGAAACGATACATTGAATGCATTAAGTCAACGATTACAACAGGAACTTAAGGCGAAATTTTTGCAAGAAGATTTTACAGCTATCCATGATTTTAGCAGACACGCATCTGGCAAGCATACCTACTCTGTGCGATCTTCAGCAAACGTTGAAGATGATGCCTCTGCCTCATTTGCTGGACAATTTTCTACGCGTTTGTTTGTTGAAGTAGATGACTTAGTTGAGGCTGTAGAGGAAACTCTTTTGTCGTTGTACCAGCCCTCTGCATTGAGTTACTACTTTGAAAATGGCATCTCGTTAGAAGCAGTTAAATTATACGTCATTCTTCAAGACATGATTTCAGGAGATTTATCTGGGGTCTATTTTACCGCGAATCCTCAAGGGTTATTGAACGAACAGTTAATTGTTGTCGGCGTTGGCGTTGGTAGCGGGATCGTTGAAGATAAAGTAGATACAACGATGGTTACGATCCATTCGGATGATCAATTGTCTTACTTTGAAACTTCTGGTACTTCTCCAATCTTAACAGAAAAACAACAAGTCGAGTTAGAAGATATGGCGGAGAAAGTAACGGACATCTTTGGTCCGCGAATGGATATTGAATTTACTTTTTTGAATGACCAACTGTACGTTTTACAGGCACGTCCTATTACAAAATTGCCTGCAGAACCGGTCACCATTTTAGATAATAGCAATATCGTGGAAAGTTATCCCGGAACAACGACTCCTTTGACATTCAGTTTCATTCAAGAAGCTTATGGGAGTATTTTTAGAGGTTTGGCCAAGCGTATGCTGAAAAATGATACACAGACACTTCAATCATTTGAGCCTACTTTTCAAAATATGATTGCTCAAGTAAACAGCCGTGTATACTATCAAATCAATAATTGGTACAAATTACTTCATCTTCTGCCCTTTTCTAAGCAGATCATCCCTATTTGGCAAGATATGTTAGGTGTTCAAGCCACCGATATCTCTGCAATTACAGTAAAAATCAGTCGCTCAACTCGACTGAAAATCATGGGACGCATCATTAAGAGTTTCATCCAAGCGCCTCGTTCAATGAAACAACTCGATTCGGATTTTGAAGCGATTTCTGAACATTTCAATCAAACGTATACGCGAGAGGCTTCATTTGAAGAACTTCATCAATTATTTGAGCAGATCAAACGACAAGTATTGGAACAATGGGATGTCACTTTGATCAATGATCTCTATGCGTTTGTTTATACTGGGCTGTTAAAAAAAGTCTGTCCGCCTGAAGAAGTTCAAGAGGCAATAGCCGGGATAGAACAAATTGAAAGTATGAAACCAGTGTTTGAACTGAATAAAATCATTTATGCCATTCAGGAAGAACAACATAGCGACTATCGAAAAATAATTGAAAGCATTTCTTCGGAACTTGCAGCTGATTTTATTGAGACAGATTTGCATCCAATCACACAAGATATCCGACAGTTCATTCAACAATTTGGAGATCGAGCTCCAGAAGAATTAAAATTAGAGACGGCAACCTTTCGTAGTCATCCTTTTTCATTAATTCAACTGATCCAACAGCAATTGGAATTGCCGCAAACAGCTATACGTACTGACTCTAAAGCAACGATAACAAACAAATCACGAAGTCCATTGGTGAATGGGCTGAAAAAACGCGCTATGACAGGGATCAAATACAGAGAAAGTTCTCGCTTGAATCGTACGCGCATTTATGGAATGATGCGACTCATCTTTATCACTATGGGCGAGCAGTTGGTAAAAGAAAATCGTCTTGAGCAATCAGAAGATGTATTTTATTTAACGATGGCTGAATTATTCGATTTGGCTAGCCATAGAGATCTTTCAAATATGCAAACAGAGATACAAAAACGGAAACATAAACGGTCTGTAGATCAGAAATTACCTGCATTCAGCCGGCTGATCTATGCTGGAAGTATTTTCGAAAAATATCCACAAACGATCAATCAGCAGCAGATCGTCTCGACCAGCCAACAGGACTTCCAAGGAATCGGTTGTTCAAAAGGCGTGGTTCGAGGGCAAGTTTTAGTTGTCGAAGATATTCAAGCCGTTAATGTTCAGCAATCCTATAATAGAATTATCGTCACAAAAATGACGGATCCGGGATGGGTGTATTTACTGACCCAAGCAAAAGGAATCATTGCGGAAAAAGGCTCGTTATTATCTCATACAGCAATCATCTCTCGCGAATTAGGTATTCCTTCTGTCGTCAATGTCCAACAAGCCACACAACAACTAACGACTGGAGAATGGATCGAAATAAATGGCCAGACTGGTCTGATCAAACGTTTGGAGGATGAAAATGATTACTCATAG
- a CDS encoding SDR family oxidoreductase: MKVLVVGGNGKVARHFADFTKEDSAIEEIAMIRKAEQVSFFEERGIETVLLDLVKNSVDELADAMKNVDAVIFSAGAGGSGLDKTILIDLDGAIKAMTAAEQAGVKRFVMVSTFRTGREAMSQEQDLQIYTIAKNYADEWLKNRTDLDWTIVHPGILVDEPGTNQIKVGMGQDITEIPRQDVAQTLISVLHNDNTIKQEFEVLSGNTAVEEAVRNLK; the protein is encoded by the coding sequence ATGAAAGTACTAGTTGTAGGTGGCAATGGGAAAGTAGCTCGTCATTTTGCAGATTTTACTAAAGAGGATTCTGCTATTGAAGAAATCGCAATGATCCGTAAGGCTGAACAAGTTAGTTTCTTCGAAGAACGAGGAATTGAAACGGTTCTCTTAGATCTTGTTAAAAATTCAGTAGATGAATTGGCAGACGCTATGAAAAATGTCGATGCAGTTATCTTCAGTGCTGGAGCTGGTGGAAGTGGTTTGGACAAAACCATTTTGATTGACTTAGATGGAGCCATTAAAGCAATGACGGCTGCAGAACAAGCTGGCGTTAAACGTTTTGTTATGGTTAGTACCTTCCGTACAGGGCGTGAAGCCATGTCTCAAGAACAGGATTTACAAATTTACACCATCGCTAAAAATTATGCGGATGAATGGTTAAAAAATCGTACAGATCTAGATTGGACGATTGTGCATCCTGGTATACTAGTTGATGAACCTGGTACCAATCAAATAAAAGTCGGTATGGGCCAAGATATTACTGAGATTCCACGTCAAGATGTAGCTCAAACGTTGATTTCGGTACTTCATAATGACAACACAATCAAACAAGAATTTGAAGTTCTATCTGGTAATACAGCTGTTGAAGAAGCTGTCCGTAATTTAAAATAA
- a CDS encoding aldo/keto reductase: protein MVVNETYTLANGVEIPKLGLGTWMIDNAAVVQVVKDALDSGYRHIDTAEAYLNEEGVGRGLKESGVNREAIFVTTKLEGDIKNYEEAVKAIEKSLELLNVDYIDLMIIHSPQPWANFRDGNHYFEGNLEAWRALEEAYEAGKLRAIGVSNFEQVDLENLINNGKVKPMVNQVLAHITNVPTDVIKYCQSQDIIVEAYSPIAHGAILDHPVVKEMAEKYKASPAQLSIRYVLQLDTVALPKTTNKDHMKSNADIDFTISEVDMNTLNELPLIETYGDDQVMPVFSSQYNKK, encoded by the coding sequence ATGGTAGTAAACGAAACGTATACATTAGCAAATGGAGTTGAAATTCCTAAATTAGGTTTAGGAACTTGGATGATAGATAATGCAGCAGTTGTTCAAGTTGTAAAAGATGCCCTTGATTCAGGTTACCGTCATATTGACACAGCTGAAGCTTACCTTAATGAAGAAGGTGTAGGCCGTGGACTTAAAGAGTCAGGTGTTAACCGTGAAGCTATTTTTGTCACCACGAAACTCGAAGGCGATATCAAAAATTATGAGGAAGCGGTCAAAGCAATTGAGAAATCACTTGAACTTTTAAATGTGGATTATATCGACTTAATGATTATTCATAGTCCGCAGCCTTGGGCAAATTTCCGTGATGGCAACCATTACTTCGAAGGGAATTTGGAAGCATGGCGCGCCTTAGAAGAAGCATATGAAGCAGGCAAATTACGCGCAATCGGTGTGTCTAATTTTGAGCAAGTAGACTTGGAAAACTTGATCAATAACGGAAAAGTCAAACCAATGGTAAACCAAGTTCTTGCACACATTACGAATGTTCCAACCGATGTCATTAAGTATTGTCAAAGCCAAGACATCATTGTCGAAGCTTACTCACCAATTGCTCACGGAGCTATTCTTGATCATCCAGTCGTTAAAGAGATGGCTGAAAAGTATAAGGCTTCACCTGCTCAATTAAGTATTCGCTATGTCTTACAATTAGACACAGTTGCTTTACCTAAAACGACTAATAAGGATCATATGAAATCGAATGCCGATATCGACTTTACAATCTCTGAAGTGGATATGAATACGTTAAATGAGTTGCCGCTTATCGAAACTTATGGTGACGATCAAGTCATGCCTGTGTTTAGTTCACAATACAACAAAAAGTAA
- a CDS encoding DapH/DapD/GlmU-related protein: MKDLLSRIIRKEIVKGSSYFEEIHEQKAGNERLVMELNTGYHTPSEVRTSLEQITGETIDSSVTVSLPFYTDFGKHISFGKNIFINQNVTFVDLGGIYLEDEVLIGPGARLLTVNHLVDPVKRRGIIVDSIQIKKNAWIGANATVLPGVTIGKNVIVAADATVTKDVPDNVIVAGTPAKITKEIVFH, encoded by the coding sequence ATGAAAGACTTATTAAGCCGAATTATTAGGAAAGAAATAGTGAAAGGATCCTCTTATTTTGAAGAAATACATGAGCAGAAGGCAGGAAACGAAAGATTAGTCATGGAATTGAATACCGGTTACCATACTCCTTCAGAGGTACGCACTTCTCTTGAACAAATCACTGGTGAAACGATTGATTCTTCGGTTACTGTATCGTTGCCTTTTTACACAGATTTTGGAAAACACATTTCATTTGGGAAAAATATTTTTATCAATCAAAACGTCACGTTTGTCGATTTAGGCGGTATTTATCTCGAAGATGAGGTCTTGATTGGACCTGGCGCGCGTTTGCTCACAGTGAACCATTTAGTGGATCCAGTAAAAAGAAGAGGAATCATCGTGGATTCGATTCAAATTAAAAAGAATGCTTGGATCGGAGCAAATGCAACTGTTCTGCCTGGCGTAACAATTGGTAAAAATGTTATTGTTGCAGCAGATGCTACAGTCACTAAAGATGTACCAGACAATGTGATTGTTGCGGGTACACCTGCGAAAATCACTAAAGAAATCGTCTTTCATTAA
- a CDS encoding YdeI/OmpD-associated family protein has protein sequence MEIENALTITNRQDLRNWLAVHSSTESFCWVVINKTETSEVVQYLDIVEEALCFGWIDGIKKKISEKESAQRISPRRKKSNWTELNKERVRRLEKLGLMTEAGLKVLPDMRPESFIIDQVIETRLKEDDQVYQNFISFPELYRRIRIDNIQAYKNDPELFNRRLDKFIESTRANKLYGQWHDNGRLLNY, from the coding sequence ATGGAAATCGAAAATGCGCTTACTATTACGAACAGACAAGACTTAAGAAATTGGCTTGCGGTACACTCATCTACAGAAAGCTTTTGTTGGGTAGTTATCAATAAGACTGAAACCTCAGAAGTTGTTCAGTATCTAGACATCGTTGAAGAAGCTTTATGTTTTGGTTGGATCGATGGCATCAAGAAAAAAATCTCCGAGAAGGAATCTGCTCAACGAATTTCTCCAAGAAGGAAAAAAAGCAACTGGACAGAATTAAATAAAGAGCGTGTAAGAAGATTAGAAAAACTGGGTTTAATGACAGAAGCAGGCTTGAAAGTTCTTCCGGATATGCGTCCTGAATCATTTATCATCGATCAAGTGATTGAAACTCGTTTAAAAGAAGATGACCAAGTTTATCAGAATTTTATTAGCTTCCCTGAACTCTACAGAAGAATCAGAATTGATAACATACAAGCTTATAAAAATGATCCAGAACTTTTTAATAGACGATTGGATAAATTTATTGAAAGTACCAGAGCAAATAAACTTTATGGTCAGTGGCATGACAATGGTCGGCTGCTCAATTATTGA
- a CDS encoding NAD(P)-dependent oxidoreductase, which yields MYKLRLIDSIPDGLIARLQQPNFEISQEKETEGILVRSSNVPDEAITEELLVISRSGVGVNTINLEAATENGTAVLNTPGVNANAVKELVLACLFLTVRPVATAAEMVRTLKGPDILGQAESKRSDYVGQELQGKTIGLLGMGAIGTQIARSCYDLGMEVLGYARRDHDIDYVNQVELDELLRFSDFVVVVLPLTNETKDLLTGEKLSQMKKGAYLLNFGRDPIVNSTGLLKVLQDETIAGYITDFPQEEYLGHPNILMLPHIGGTTQEALKGGDRLAVRALRNFLLFGTVRESVNFPATRLVFQSPYRLTIFYQKTRKAWSKIMNYLDQENLKIGNMTSNGKDGYDYMLIDLEESFDRIEPVAKKIQDIPSVKRVRILSKPS from the coding sequence ATGTATAAGTTACGACTGATTGATTCAATTCCTGATGGACTTATCGCTAGATTGCAGCAACCAAACTTTGAAATTAGCCAAGAGAAAGAGACTGAAGGAATCTTAGTTCGAAGTTCCAACGTTCCTGATGAAGCGATCACAGAAGAACTATTGGTTATTTCTCGATCAGGTGTCGGTGTCAATACAATCAATCTAGAAGCTGCTACTGAAAATGGAACAGCTGTTTTGAACACGCCAGGGGTCAATGCAAATGCAGTTAAAGAATTGGTTTTGGCTTGCCTCTTTTTAACGGTACGTCCTGTTGCGACAGCAGCGGAAATGGTTCGCACACTTAAAGGTCCGGATATACTTGGACAAGCAGAATCCAAACGCTCAGACTATGTTGGGCAAGAACTTCAAGGAAAAACAATTGGCTTACTAGGAATGGGGGCTATCGGCACCCAAATTGCTAGAAGCTGTTATGATTTAGGAATGGAAGTATTGGGCTACGCTAGACGGGATCATGATATTGATTATGTAAACCAAGTGGAGTTAGATGAATTGCTTCGCTTTTCAGATTTTGTTGTCGTTGTTCTGCCGTTGACTAATGAAACCAAAGATCTACTAACGGGAGAAAAATTGAGTCAAATGAAAAAAGGAGCCTATTTGCTTAATTTTGGACGTGACCCGATTGTGAACAGTACAGGACTATTGAAGGTCCTACAGGATGAAACCATAGCCGGTTACATTACTGATTTTCCTCAAGAAGAATACCTTGGACACCCGAATATTTTAATGCTTCCCCATATTGGTGGAACTACTCAGGAAGCTCTAAAGGGTGGAGACCGACTCGCTGTAAGAGCATTGCGTAATTTTTTATTATTTGGAACGGTTAGAGAATCTGTCAACTTTCCAGCTACTCGTCTTGTGTTTCAGTCCCCATACCGTCTTACCATTTTTTATCAAAAAACTAGAAAAGCATGGTCCAAAATCATGAACTATTTGGACCAAGAAAACCTTAAAATTGGAAACATGACCAGTAATGGAAAAGATGGATACGACTATATGCTGATTGATTTAGAAGAAAGTTTTGACCGAATAGAACCTGTTGCAAAAAAAATTCAGGATATTCCTTCTGTTAAACGAGTACGTATATTATCCAAACCAAGTTAA
- a CDS encoding DapH/DapD/GlmU-related protein, protein MHIEPTKLYPDRPVIGKDSQIKDTLFGEYNEIGKQNAVDHSEFGSYTYIGDYCFIQNSKLGRFNSIADMVRIGPTNHPYERPSQHIFAYNGSGYGFPENDTDFLGKRRENYTTIGNDVWIGHGVIIQSGVTVGDGVVIGSGAVVTKDIPPYTIVGGVPAKHIKDRFPEAIKEKLAQIAWWNWTRQELEERYEELKLPIELFVEKWSKE, encoded by the coding sequence ATGCATATTGAACCAACAAAACTATACCCAGATCGTCCTGTCATTGGAAAAGACAGTCAAATCAAAGACACCCTCTTTGGTGAATATAACGAAATTGGCAAACAAAATGCGGTTGATCACTCAGAATTCGGCAGCTATACGTATATTGGAGATTATTGCTTCATCCAAAATTCAAAATTAGGCCGTTTTAACAGTATTGCCGATATGGTTCGAATTGGTCCCACAAATCATCCTTATGAACGTCCTTCTCAACATATATTTGCCTACAATGGTAGCGGCTATGGTTTCCCTGAAAATGATACAGATTTCTTGGGAAAAAGACGGGAGAACTATACAACTATTGGTAATGATGTCTGGATCGGCCATGGCGTGATCATTCAGTCTGGTGTTACTGTGGGAGATGGAGTGGTCATTGGAAGCGGCGCTGTCGTGACTAAAGATATACCACCCTATACTATTGTTGGGGGAGTACCGGCAAAACACATAAAAGATCGTTTTCCAGAAGCTATCAAAGAAAAACTTGCTCAAATTGCATGGTGGAATTGGACCCGTCAAGAATTAGAAGAACGCTATGAAGAGTTAAAATTGCCTATTGAACTGTTTGTTGAAAAATGGTCAAAAGAATAA
- a CDS encoding NADPH-dependent F420 reductase, whose product MANITIFGKGNMGSAIGGNFETAGNVVSYIGSGESSDQLGDIVVLAVPYSALSSIVEENSEKLAGKVVIDITNPLDFATFDSLVVPSDSSAAAEVQKALPNSKVLKAFNTTFAGTLTSKTIGDSHPTTVLVAGDDTDAKNQVFDALDGSGLATLDAGSLKRARELEALGFLQLTLAGSEKISWNGGFGLFN is encoded by the coding sequence ATGGCAAACATTACAATTTTTGGTAAAGGAAATATGGGTTCAGCAATTGGCGGTAACTTCGAAACAGCAGGAAACGTTGTGTCTTACATCGGTAGCGGTGAATCATCAGATCAATTAGGCGATATCGTAGTATTGGCTGTTCCTTATTCAGCACTTTCTTCTATTGTGGAAGAAAATTCAGAAAAATTAGCTGGAAAAGTTGTTATTGATATTACAAACCCGCTTGATTTTGCTACATTTGATTCTTTGGTTGTTCCTTCTGACAGTTCAGCAGCAGCTGAAGTTCAAAAAGCACTTCCAAACTCTAAAGTATTGAAAGCTTTCAACACAACATTTGCTGGAACTTTGACAAGCAAAACTATTGGTGATTCACATCCAACAACTGTTTTAGTTGCAGGTGACGACACAGATGCTAAGAATCAAGTTTTCGATGCTTTAGATGGCAGTGGTTTAGCGACTCTTGATGCTGGTTCTTTGAAGAGAGCACGCGAATTGGAAGCTTTAGGATTCCTACAATTGACTCTAGCTGGTTCTGAAAAAATTAGCTGGAATGGTGGATTTGGACTTTTCAATTAA
- the gfa gene encoding S-(hydroxymethyl)glutathione synthase: MTNIKLHPRLDNGIQDYPEVEGFGGGTLTCLCESNKVEVKVSSQTLHNHACGCSQCWKPEDARFSLVAVVSRETVEVINNEDKLEVVDETAAIQRHYCRDCGAHMYGRIENKNHAFYGLDFIHTELSEEKGWSAPKFAAFVSSVIETGTPASKMADVRKELNNLGLPTYDTLSPELMDLIATKAAELKGTLQV; this comes from the coding sequence ATGACTAACATTAAATTACACCCAAGATTAGATAACGGAATCCAAGATTACCCTGAAGTAGAAGGATTCGGTGGGGGCACATTAACGTGTCTTTGTGAATCGAATAAAGTAGAGGTCAAAGTAAGCTCGCAAACGCTACACAACCACGCATGTGGCTGTTCTCAGTGTTGGAAACCAGAAGACGCTAGGTTTTCTTTAGTAGCTGTAGTTTCTCGTGAAACAGTTGAAGTCATTAACAATGAAGATAAGTTAGAAGTAGTTGATGAAACAGCGGCAATCCAAAGACATTATTGTAGAGATTGTGGTGCACATATGTATGGTCGTATAGAAAATAAAAATCATGCATTTTACGGATTAGACTTTATTCATACAGAATTATCAGAAGAAAAAGGATGGTCTGCACCAAAATTCGCAGCCTTTGTTTCATCTGTAATCGAAACAGGTACACCAGCTTCTAAAATGGCGGATGTTCGTAAAGAATTAAATAATCTGGGACTACCGACTTACGATACCTTGTCTCCTGAGTTAATGGATTTAATTGCTACTAAAGCTGCGGAACTAAAGGGTACGTTACAAGTATAA